Proteins co-encoded in one Arachis stenosperma cultivar V10309 chromosome 7, arast.V10309.gnm1.PFL2, whole genome shotgun sequence genomic window:
- the LOC130939801 gene encoding aspartic proteinase CDR1 — MATRQHYLLVLQLTTLFCFSHSLDSDGGFSVELIHRDSTKSPFYNPFDTPFQRLSKAFQRSMNRVNRFYPHSKALSNAPQADIISNQGEYLMRYSIGTPPIEILGIADTGSDLIWSQCKPCDDCYNQTNPIFDPSNSTTYKSIPCNTRVCESLVQSSCAKTTNEYSTCEYSMSYGDGSYSIGGLAFDTLTLGSTSGSQISFPNISIGCGHNNHGTFDSNGSGIVGLGGGSVSLPSQIGPSTGFKFSYCLIPFMYSNNTTSKINFGQTALVSGPRTVSTPIVQGPIETFYYLTLEGISVGRKRLDFVNGKSKVVEEGNIIIDSGTFLTFLPEDLYLELESEVASQMNLPRVRTEVLNLCYKAPGNKIEGPTITAHFGGADVELNTANTFVSVSDGVACLAFAAAESNGAIYGNLAQANYLVGYDMQNKVVSFKPTDCSKV; from the coding sequence atggcaacTCGTCAGCACTATCTTCTTGTTCTACAATTAACAACCTTATTCTGCTTTTCTCACTCACTCGATAGTGACGGTGGCTTCAGTGTGGAACTCATCCACAGAGACTCAACAAAATCCCCATTCTACAACCCCTTTGATACCCCATTCCAAAGATTAAGCAAGGCTTTTCAACGCTCCATGAACCGTGTGAATCGCTTTTACCCACACTCAAAAGCGTTGTCAAATGCACCACAAGCGGACATAATTTCAAACCAAGGAGAATATCTCATGAGATATTCAATTGGGACCCCACCAATTGAGATCTTAGGCATAGCTGACACAGGAAGTGACCTTATTTGGTCACAGTGCAAGCCTTGTGATGATTGTTATAACCAAACAAACCCTATCTTTGACCCTTCAAATTCCACAACATACAAATCTATTCCTTGCAACACAAGGGTGTGTGAATCATTGGTACAATCTTCTTGTGCTAAAACAACAAATGAGTATTCTACTTGTGAATACAGTATGTCCTATGGTGATGGTTCATACTCCATTGGTGGTCTTGCATTTGACACACTCACACTGGGCTCAACCTCAGGTAGCCAAATTTCATTCCCCAACATATCAATCGGTTGTGGCCACAACAATCATGGAACCTTCGACTCGAATGGCTCCGGGATTGTTGGGTTAGGTGGTGGTTCTGTCTCGCTACCTTCCCAAATCGGCCCTTCAACAGGGTTCAAATTCTCGTACTGTTTGATTCCTTTCATGTATTCAAACAATACAACAAGCAAGATAAACTTCGGACAAACGGCTTTAGTTTCCGGTCCTAGGACGGTTTCCACGCCCATTGTTCAAGGTCCTATTGAAACCTTCTATTACCTTACATTAGAAGGAATCAGTGTTGGAAGAAAGAGGCTTGATTTTGTTAATGGAAAAAGCAAAGTAGTTGAAGAAGGTAACATTATCATTGACTCAGGGACATTTCTAACTTTCCTTCCGGAAGATCTGTACTTGGAATTGGAGTCTGAGGTGGCATCACAGATGAATTTGCCAAGAGTGAGGACAGAGGTGCTCAATCTTTGTTACAAGGCCCCGGGGAATAAAATTGAGGGTCCAACTATTACTGCACATTTTGGTGGCGCTGATGTGGAGTTGAACACTGCCAACACTTTTGTTAGTGTCTCTGATGGCGTGGCTTGCTTGGCTTTTGCGGCGGCCGAAAGTAACGGCGCCATATATGGCAACTTGGCTCAGGCGAACTACTTGGTGGGTTATGATATGCAAAACAAGGTTGTGTCGTTTAAGCCCACTGATTGTTCTAAAGTGTGA